The following proteins are encoded in a genomic region of Spirosoma sp. SC4-14:
- a CDS encoding PmoA family protein, protein MRQLVFTLLLASTTVPLIQAQNRIQLSHDEARKQVEVTIDGKPFTAYIYPGPSVLKKPVLYPIRSAGGNFITRGWPMDPRPGERIDHPHHVGMWFNYGDVNGHDFWNNSTAVGPDHKGPFGTIVHTGVKSMKSGKDKAELVVTANWLDKDNKVMLQETTTFEFRGTADSRTIDRITTLKAVGNDVVFKDNKEGMVALRMARQLELPSTKPEVFTDAQGVATKVPALNNAGVTGMYHSSEGVEGDAVWGKRAKWMNLTGNVNGEDLSVVLIDHPQNVGYPTYWHARGYGLFAANPLAPSVFSDGKAQAMNYTLPAGKSVTFRYRLVIRSGNTPDKFIAEQVSGFSR, encoded by the coding sequence ATGCGCCAACTTGTTTTTACTCTACTGCTTGCGTCGACGACTGTGCCGTTGATTCAGGCTCAGAACCGAATCCAACTCTCTCATGATGAAGCCAGGAAACAGGTAGAAGTTACGATAGATGGAAAGCCATTTACGGCTTACATTTATCCCGGTCCTTCGGTGCTCAAGAAACCGGTTCTCTACCCGATTCGCTCAGCGGGAGGAAACTTTATTACACGCGGCTGGCCTATGGACCCACGGCCGGGTGAACGAATCGACCATCCGCACCATGTAGGTATGTGGTTCAACTACGGGGATGTAAACGGTCATGATTTCTGGAACAACTCGACGGCGGTTGGCCCCGACCATAAAGGACCCTTCGGAACCATTGTTCATACGGGTGTGAAATCAATGAAAAGCGGTAAGGATAAAGCCGAACTCGTTGTGACAGCCAACTGGCTCGATAAGGACAATAAAGTGATGCTTCAGGAAACGACAACGTTTGAGTTCCGTGGTACGGCCGATAGCCGCACCATTGACCGGATCACAACCCTGAAAGCGGTAGGCAACGATGTTGTTTTTAAAGATAATAAAGAAGGTATGGTTGCGCTCCGTATGGCCCGCCAACTCGAACTGCCATCTACTAAACCTGAGGTCTTTACCGATGCCCAGGGCGTAGCTACCAAAGTGCCCGCGCTCAACAATGCAGGAGTAACGGGCATGTATCATAGCAGCGAAGGAGTTGAAGGCGATGCTGTTTGGGGCAAACGGGCTAAATGGATGAATCTGACCGGTAATGTGAATGGTGAAGATTTATCGGTTGTGCTGATTGATCACCCTCAAAATGTTGGCTATCCAACCTATTGGCACGCTCGTGGTTATGGTTTGTTTGCCGCCAATCCATTAGCGCCGTCGGTGTTTAGCGATGGGAAAGCTCAGGCCATGAACTACACGCTGCCAGCTGGTAAGTCGGTAACATTCCGGTATCGGCTGGTGATCCGGTCGGGAAATACACCCGATAAATTTATAGCCGAACAAGTATCGGGCTTCTCGCGCTAA
- a CDS encoding type 1 glutamine amidotransferase domain-containing protein: MDPIYKALIVCTNHTDYPTKAQKTGLWLSEATHFYDELADRNLPYDIASPNGGPVPIDEKSMDRRDNTNEKWYNNPTFRSKLEHSLRFDEVNPTDYQILYLAGGHGTMWDFPENSILQTIVRQIYENGGLIAAVCHGVSGLLNVKLSDGSPLLDNRQVTGFSNMEERLVRLDDQVPFLLEDALRQKNTLYSKSLIPFLPYIEVDERLVTGQNPLSARKVGRKVIEEMYEK; the protein is encoded by the coding sequence ATGGACCCTATCTATAAAGCGCTGATTGTTTGTACAAATCATACCGACTATCCAACAAAAGCACAAAAGACCGGGCTTTGGCTGAGCGAGGCTACGCATTTCTACGACGAACTGGCCGATCGTAATCTGCCCTACGACATTGCCAGTCCAAACGGAGGGCCAGTTCCCATTGATGAAAAAAGCATGGACCGGCGCGACAACACCAACGAAAAATGGTATAATAACCCTACATTTCGGAGCAAGCTTGAGCATTCACTTCGGTTTGATGAGGTAAATCCAACCGATTATCAGATTCTGTATTTAGCGGGTGGACATGGCACTATGTGGGATTTTCCGGAAAATTCGATTCTACAGACGATTGTCAGGCAGATCTACGAGAATGGAGGGCTAATTGCTGCGGTTTGCCACGGCGTTAGCGGGCTCCTTAATGTGAAACTTTCCGATGGTTCGCCCTTACTCGATAATCGACAAGTAACGGGCTTCTCCAATATGGAAGAACGGCTGGTACGTCTCGATGATCAGGTTCCATTTTTACTGGAAGATGCACTGCGCCAGAAAAATACCCTCTACAGCAAAAGCCTGATTCCTTTTCTGCCCTACATTGAAGTCGACGAACGGCTGGTGACCGGTCAGAACCCATTATCGGCCCGCAAAGTCGGTCGTAAGGTAATTGAAGAGATGTATGAGAAATGA
- a CDS encoding 4Fe-4S binding protein, with product MKLLQRIGLLLFILGFGCWLVTLTMGEFRLTNAIVDTVVKPEHRAAVHDRTAFMANRLYTSNWSFVHDFRQAINRYNDDMRAKKAWDQVIYDNYTADITKAASLGVLTTSSSWLWFWLSFGVAAIGGLLYALAGLQRQPGVRNDRQYRSAATNRGWIGVSVGLFLIGFYIALYFYPEYLTNWVLLVDPISRMLNGGDASRWFLYGFLYTLVILVMGIRMLVNYRHSRYQQLRTLSVMFFQVSFAFLIPEIMQRLNQPYQDLKNSWPLDYTFFFDYKINEKIQAGSFGIFMLVWGIVLALVVVPVMTYFFGKRWYCSWVCGCGGLAETMGDPYRHLSDKSLKAWKAERVIVHGVLVFAVGMTLLVLYTYFTGQSTILGFLDSYSVRSTYGLYIGSIFAGVVGTGFYPLMGNRVWCRFGCPLAAYLGLVQRFRSRFRITTNGGQCISCGNCSAYCEMGIDVRAYAQRGQDIVRSSCVGCGICSAVCPRGVLNLEVGPVSSRKI from the coding sequence ATGAAATTGCTCCAACGCATTGGTTTACTTCTGTTCATATTGGGTTTCGGTTGCTGGCTCGTTACATTGACGATGGGCGAGTTCCGCCTGACAAATGCAATTGTCGATACCGTTGTTAAGCCCGAGCATCGGGCTGCTGTCCATGACCGAACGGCATTTATGGCAAACAGGCTATATACCAGCAACTGGTCGTTTGTTCACGATTTTCGGCAGGCAATCAATCGTTATAACGACGATATGCGGGCGAAAAAAGCCTGGGATCAGGTTATTTATGACAATTATACCGCCGACATCACCAAAGCCGCTTCGCTGGGTGTTCTGACCACCAGCTCGTCGTGGTTATGGTTTTGGCTAAGTTTTGGTGTTGCCGCAATTGGAGGGTTACTCTATGCGCTGGCCGGGTTGCAGCGGCAGCCCGGAGTTCGAAATGATCGCCAGTATCGAAGTGCGGCTACGAACCGGGGCTGGATTGGGGTAAGTGTGGGGCTTTTTCTGATTGGATTCTACATCGCTCTTTATTTTTATCCCGAATACCTGACAAACTGGGTCTTACTGGTCGATCCAATTAGCCGTATGCTCAATGGAGGAGACGCCAGTCGCTGGTTTTTATACGGATTTCTATATACGTTAGTGATTCTGGTTATGGGAATCCGAATGCTGGTTAATTATCGGCATAGCCGTTATCAGCAACTTCGGACGCTATCGGTTATGTTTTTCCAGGTGTCCTTTGCTTTTCTGATTCCCGAAATCATGCAGCGGCTCAATCAGCCTTATCAGGACCTGAAAAATAGTTGGCCACTCGACTATACGTTCTTCTTCGATTATAAAATCAATGAAAAGATTCAGGCTGGCTCATTCGGAATCTTTATGCTGGTTTGGGGTATTGTGCTGGCGCTGGTGGTGGTGCCGGTCATGACCTATTTCTTCGGAAAGCGGTGGTATTGCTCGTGGGTATGCGGTTGTGGTGGCCTGGCCGAAACAATGGGCGATCCGTATCGGCATTTGTCCGACAAAAGTCTGAAGGCCTGGAAAGCCGAACGGGTTATTGTACATGGTGTGCTGGTATTTGCCGTTGGCATGACGTTGCTCGTGTTATACACTTATTTTACGGGGCAATCGACCATATTGGGCTTTCTGGATAGTTACAGCGTGCGGTCTACCTATGGACTTTACATCGGTTCTATCTTTGCTGGCGTAGTTGGTACGGGGTTTTATCCATTAATGGGTAACCGGGTCTGGTGCCGGTTTGGTTGCCCATTAGCTGCGTATCTGGGATTAGTACAGCGGTTTCGGTCGAGGTTTCGCATAACAACCAATGGCGGGCAATGTATATCCTGTGGTAACTGTTCGGCTTATTGCGAAATGGGGATCGATGTGCGGGCTTATGCACAACGGGGGCAGGATATTGTCCGATCTTCGTGCGTAGGTTGTGGCATATGCTCGGCCGTATGCCCGCGTGGTGTACTGAATCTGGAAGTGGGGCCTGTATCGTCGCGTAAGATATAG
- a CDS encoding DUF4286 family protein translates to MILYNTTYSVANEVEQDWLHWMKTSHIPSMLATGLPAGHKVLRLLTEIDNGGATYSVQLDFNAMEDYFTYQSLHADTMQQQIQDRFANQFVSFDTLLEDA, encoded by the coding sequence ATGATTCTTTATAATACGACCTATAGCGTTGCCAATGAAGTAGAGCAGGATTGGCTGCATTGGATGAAAACCAGCCACATTCCGTCTATGCTGGCAACGGGCCTGCCTGCCGGCCATAAAGTGCTGCGTCTGTTGACCGAAATTGACAATGGTGGAGCTACTTATTCAGTACAGTTGGATTTTAATGCCATGGAAGACTACTTCACCTATCAGTCGCTTCATGCCGATACGATGCAGCAACAGATACAGGATCGCTTCGCCAACCAGTTTGTCTCGTTCGATACACTGCTCGAAGACGCATAA
- a CDS encoding DUF5689 domain-containing protein, with protein MSTFYRRFKLRLCLLLFCGVCAILPSWAQIAITTTGTTISQTFNTLPAASTTTFSSNSLIAGVYAEHTGTGAVIVASNGVSATGSLYSYGATNSTDRSLGSIGDSTTGGSFAYGLRFRNSTGVVITSLQVSYTGEQWRNSGAGAQEITFAYLVSATPITTLGLSSSLAVPAGYTSVAALSFTSPVSGTSVAIGPIDGNAVVNRITKTSVITGLSIAPGSEIMLRWFDADQAGNDHGLAIDDVSVMALSTNSGTTPTLVATPTTIANLTTTVGATSVPASYTLTGRNLTAPVTLSASAGIEINNGLSSIYTPTISITPTSGSINAAINVRLTGASAGSVSALVTNTSSNTAIPVSATVTVSGVVQGAVPLTTIAKARSQPNGTLTSTLPGGKIAGRVTVNSQFGGKQFYIQDATGGISVFNSVTAVGNLLQLGDSVQVAGAINTYQGARELDLTSYTIVAGTPIIPVPRVIRISQFPDYEGQLVSVQSTTISGSGTAFAATTYPLRSVSGNGTLFINAASELNGASKPTGPVSVTGIVDHVTSGTVNSSQLSPRLLSDVSGAASLDQMCGGTGGTALSHDLTFDISTWNLDFFGADSGSVVCPVAPVKRSYNDQGPVDEDKQARNVKAILQKLNADIVVNEEVSDEARYASVVRSLPGSYSYVCSDKFSYYFQADCDQIIDRAGTIDIPANYAQKVCVLYNQATVTPILAESKALLTDKYSYPTSNAWSSGRLPYLFVANVTINGFTRKIHVVGIHAKSGTATADYNRRLSDINDLKAELDRNYPNANLVMLGDYEDEVTTSTTTGKPSSYSAFSADTSAYRIITKPLEATSCVTFVSAASFIDHITVSNELASAYVGNSSAVIMPATGIEGPYVITTSGHNPVSARFDLSALPGPAASLAVSLTMSPVTASGTTSLSATVSGGTPPYSYTFTGPGTITLNGNTATVTNLTATTPPSFTVKVTDAASQTAIATTNPSATTETNGTGFSGTNNLFAGVGAGASNTTGFANVGLGVRALTANQTGRNNVAVGDSAGYQNMASSNTFVGAKAGFSNTTGVQGTFLGDSAGFYSNGRANTLIGYRAGLNTTTGSLNTFLGVQAGLNNTTGSSNLITGTNAGLNNTTGSYNLFIGENAGFNNTTGTSNIYMGVNAGNGPGVNGINNVVIGFEAGAGNFSGASNTLLGFRADIGAASLSNATAIGANAKVTASNALVLGNNANVGIGTTAPTAKLEVTSGVGGRSGIKLTNLTSASPASVNATKFLTVDAAGMVVLGNLGTGARAGVADAATDMLWQRTGSFLQNADSDGVVIGQSISKMPIGYKLFVEGGILTEKVKVAIKNTSDWSDYVFAPGYKLRSLSELETYVKINRHLPGIPSAEQVKQDGVDVGQMHAKLLEKIEELTLYNIELEKRNNILQKEIQEMKGKQKNVEKMLLKLLKSK; from the coding sequence ATGAGTACTTTCTACAGACGATTTAAGCTCCGGCTCTGTTTGTTGTTGTTTTGTGGTGTATGTGCAATTTTGCCTTCCTGGGCACAGATCGCTATCACCACGACCGGAACAACCATTTCGCAGACATTTAATACGTTACCAGCCGCCAGCACCACTACCTTTTCGTCGAATTCGCTGATTGCTGGTGTGTATGCCGAACATACTGGAACCGGTGCGGTTATTGTTGCCAGCAATGGCGTGTCGGCGACTGGAAGTTTATACAGTTATGGTGCTACCAACAGTACCGATCGTTCGCTGGGATCAATTGGAGATAGTACCACGGGCGGCAGCTTTGCGTATGGACTCCGGTTTCGAAACAGCACAGGTGTGGTTATAACGTCGCTTCAGGTTAGCTATACCGGCGAGCAATGGCGCAATAGTGGAGCTGGTGCTCAGGAAATTACATTTGCCTACCTGGTGTCGGCTACGCCAATAACGACATTGGGCCTATCGTCGAGCCTGGCCGTACCGGCTGGATATACGAGTGTGGCAGCCTTAAGTTTTACCAGTCCCGTATCAGGAACGAGCGTAGCTATTGGGCCTATCGATGGCAACGCCGTCGTGAACCGAATAACCAAAACCAGTGTCATCACCGGCCTATCCATAGCGCCGGGTTCTGAGATTATGCTCCGCTGGTTCGATGCCGACCAGGCAGGAAACGATCACGGCCTGGCTATCGACGATGTGTCGGTCATGGCGCTGTCGACCAACTCGGGGACTACGCCTACTTTAGTTGCTACTCCAACGACCATTGCCAATCTGACGACTACGGTTGGCGCAACATCGGTCCCCGCTTCGTACACACTGACAGGGCGCAATCTGACGGCTCCGGTTACACTATCGGCCAGTGCCGGTATAGAAATCAATAACGGCCTCAGTAGCATTTATACACCAACCATTTCAATCACCCCAACTAGTGGCAGTATCAATGCTGCCATTAACGTTCGGCTAACCGGGGCCAGCGCTGGTTCGGTCAGTGCCCTTGTTACGAATACGAGTAGTAATACAGCAATTCCGGTGAGTGCTACCGTAACGGTTAGTGGTGTAGTGCAGGGTGCGGTTCCATTGACTACCATTGCTAAAGCACGCAGCCAGCCGAACGGAACCCTAACCTCCACGCTGCCCGGTGGAAAAATTGCTGGACGGGTTACGGTGAACAGCCAGTTTGGCGGAAAGCAGTTTTATATTCAGGATGCCACCGGGGGAATTTCGGTATTCAACAGTGTGACAGCGGTTGGGAATTTACTGCAACTCGGCGATTCAGTTCAGGTGGCGGGAGCTATAAATACCTATCAGGGCGCTCGTGAACTGGATCTGACCAGTTATACCATTGTAGCCGGTACCCCCATCATTCCAGTGCCGAGAGTGATCCGAATCAGTCAGTTTCCCGACTATGAAGGTCAATTGGTAAGCGTTCAGAGTACAACAATAAGTGGTTCGGGAACGGCGTTTGCCGCAACCACTTACCCGCTACGATCGGTATCCGGAAACGGAACGTTATTTATTAATGCAGCTTCGGAACTGAATGGCGCATCGAAACCAACCGGACCCGTGAGCGTAACGGGTATTGTCGATCATGTTACGAGTGGTACTGTAAATTCATCGCAGTTATCTCCCCGGTTGCTCAGCGATGTATCGGGAGCGGCTTCATTGGATCAGATGTGTGGTGGCACTGGCGGAACGGCTCTATCGCACGATCTGACGTTTGACATCAGCACCTGGAATCTCGATTTCTTCGGTGCCGATTCGGGGTCTGTTGTTTGTCCAGTGGCTCCAGTTAAACGGTCGTATAACGATCAGGGCCCGGTAGACGAAGATAAGCAGGCGCGAAATGTGAAAGCTATTCTCCAGAAGCTGAATGCCGATATTGTTGTCAATGAAGAAGTAAGCGACGAAGCCCGTTATGCGAGTGTAGTGCGATCGCTACCCGGAAGTTACAGCTATGTCTGTTCTGATAAGTTCTCGTATTATTTCCAGGCTGATTGCGATCAGATCATAGACCGTGCCGGAACCATCGACATACCGGCCAATTATGCTCAAAAGGTATGTGTTCTTTATAATCAGGCAACCGTAACGCCCATTCTGGCCGAAAGTAAAGCATTGTTGACCGACAAGTATAGCTATCCAACCTCAAATGCCTGGTCGTCGGGTCGATTGCCGTATCTGTTCGTGGCCAATGTAACCATCAATGGTTTTACCCGAAAAATTCATGTGGTCGGAATCCATGCCAAATCAGGAACAGCTACGGCTGATTATAACCGTCGGCTGAGCGATATCAACGATCTGAAGGCAGAACTCGACCGTAATTATCCCAATGCAAATCTGGTAATGCTGGGTGATTATGAAGACGAAGTTACAACATCCACTACCACCGGAAAGCCATCGTCCTACAGTGCTTTTTCGGCTGATACGAGCGCCTATCGAATCATAACGAAACCACTTGAGGCAACCTCCTGCGTAACGTTTGTATCGGCGGCCAGCTTTATCGACCATATTACGGTATCGAACGAGCTGGCTTCGGCCTATGTCGGTAATTCGTCGGCGGTCATAATGCCTGCTACGGGTATCGAAGGCCCGTATGTGATTACTACATCGGGGCATAATCCCGTATCGGCGCGGTTCGATCTGTCGGCTTTGCCCGGTCCAGCGGCTTCGCTGGCCGTATCGCTCACCATGAGCCCCGTAACGGCATCTGGCACTACAAGTCTGTCGGCAACTGTTTCGGGAGGCACACCGCCCTATAGCTACACATTTACTGGGCCTGGCACCATTACGCTCAATGGCAATACAGCGACTGTTACGAACCTAACCGCCACAACGCCACCTTCGTTTACGGTTAAAGTTACCGATGCTGCCAGCCAAACCGCAATTGCCACGACCAATCCGTCGGCTACTACTGAAACCAACGGAACGGGTTTTTCGGGAACGAACAACCTGTTTGCCGGTGTCGGTGCCGGTGCATCCAACACAACCGGTTTTGCCAATGTAGGACTGGGTGTACGCGCCCTTACGGCGAACCAGACCGGCCGAAACAATGTAGCTGTAGGCGATTCGGCTGGTTACCAGAATATGGCTTCGTCCAACACGTTTGTGGGTGCCAAAGCCGGATTTTCGAATACAACAGGTGTTCAGGGAACGTTTCTGGGCGATTCGGCAGGATTTTATAGCAACGGCAGAGCTAATACGCTCATTGGTTATCGCGCAGGGTTGAATACCACTACCGGAAGTTTAAATACGTTTCTGGGCGTGCAGGCAGGCCTGAATAATACCACGGGTTCATCGAACCTGATTACTGGAACCAATGCGGGGCTAAACAATACGACGGGCTCATATAACCTGTTTATTGGCGAAAATGCAGGGTTTAATAATACAACAGGTACATCCAACATCTACATGGGGGTTAATGCGGGCAATGGTCCCGGCGTTAATGGGATTAACAACGTTGTGATTGGTTTCGAAGCAGGAGCAGGAAATTTCTCGGGAGCATCGAATACACTGCTAGGGTTTCGGGCCGATATTGGAGCCGCCAGCCTGAGTAATGCTACCGCCATTGGCGCCAATGCAAAAGTAACAGCCAGTAATGCGCTGGTATTAGGAAATAATGCAAATGTTGGTATTGGAACAACAGCACCTACGGCTAAACTCGAAGTAACCAGCGGAGTTGGCGGTCGTTCGGGTATAAAGTTGACGAACCTGACCAGTGCATCGCCTGCCAGTGTAAATGCAACTAAGTTCCTGACTGTCGATGCCGCCGGAATGGTTGTGCTGGGCAATTTAGGAACTGGTGCCCGAGCCGGTGTAGCTGATGCGGCTACCGACATGTTATGGCAGCGAACAGGTTCGTTTCTTCAGAATGCCGACAGCGATGGAGTTGTTATTGGCCAATCGATCAGTAAAATGCCGATCGGCTATAAGCTATTCGTCGAAGGAGGAATACTGACCGAGAAAGTAAAAGTAGCCATAAAAAATACATCCGACTGGTCTGATTACGTATTTGCGCCCGGATATAAATTAAGGTCATTATCCGAACTGGAAACCTACGTAAAAATAAATCGACACCTCCCCGGCATACCCTCAGCCGAACAGGTTAAACAGGATGGGGTGGATGTTGGGCAGATGCATGCCAAATTATTAGAAAAAATTGAAGAGTTAACTCTTTATAATATTGAGTTAGAAAAGAGAAATAATATATTGCAAAAAGAAATACAAGAAATGAAGGGAAAACAGAAAAACGTAGAGAAAATGTTATTGAAATTACTTAAAAGTAAATAA
- the rfbC gene encoding dTDP-4-dehydrorhamnose 3,5-epimerase, producing MQVRKTAISGLIELIPRVFEDERGYFFESYNKALFTSKGLPMEFVQDNQSFSVKGVLRGLHMQKEPFAQGKLVRVITGQVLDVAVDLRPDSPTFGQYETFLLDAELANMAYIPEGFGHGFVALEDSIFSYKCTNVYNKDSETGIIWNDPDLNIDWGVTDPIVSDKDMELKTLREVFPHTVV from the coding sequence ATGCAAGTTCGCAAAACGGCTATTAGCGGCCTGATTGAACTAATCCCTCGTGTGTTTGAAGACGAACGCGGTTACTTTTTTGAGTCCTACAATAAAGCCTTATTTACGTCAAAAGGCCTGCCTATGGAGTTTGTGCAGGACAACCAGTCGTTTTCGGTAAAAGGCGTCCTGCGTGGTCTGCATATGCAAAAAGAGCCATTTGCACAGGGAAAACTCGTTCGGGTTATTACTGGCCAGGTGCTCGATGTGGCCGTCGATCTGCGCCCCGACTCGCCTACCTTCGGGCAATATGAAACGTTTCTGCTGGATGCCGAGCTTGCCAACATGGCCTACATCCCCGAAGGATTCGGTCACGGCTTTGTGGCCCTGGAAGATAGTATCTTCAGCTACAAATGTACAAACGTGTATAACAAGGATTCGGAAACCGGAATCATCTGGAATGACCCTGACCTGAACATTGATTGGGGCGTAACCGACCCGATTGTGTCAGACAAAGATATGGAGCTAAAAACCCTCCGCGAAGTATTCCCCCACACGGTGGTGTAA
- a CDS encoding cytochrome B: MYTGLLHTHSGLRWIALLLLVASVITALQKWQGQSGYTDGNRKLYLFTLISIHLQLVIGLILYFISPKVDFSMMSDKLYRFYTIEHITGMLIAIILITIGYSRSKRATDALTKQRLITIFYGIGLLIILAMIPWPFRGLGAGMF; encoded by the coding sequence ATGTATACAGGACTCCTTCACACACACTCTGGACTGCGCTGGATTGCCCTCCTTTTATTAGTTGCCTCTGTTATTACGGCACTACAGAAATGGCAGGGCCAAAGTGGCTATACGGATGGAAACCGTAAATTATATTTGTTTACCCTGATCAGTATCCACCTCCAGTTGGTGATTGGTCTGATCTTATATTTTATTAGTCCCAAAGTAGATTTCAGCATGATGAGCGACAAACTCTACCGGTTCTATACTATAGAACACATTACGGGGATGCTCATCGCCATTATCCTGATTACGATTGGTTATTCGCGTTCTAAACGGGCTACTGATGCTCTAACCAAACAACGCCTGATCACCATTTTCTATGGTATTGGCCTATTGATTATCCTGGCCATGATTCCCTGGCCATTCCGTGGCTTAGGCGCAGGCATGTTCTAA
- a CDS encoding WYL domain-containing protein: MNSLSQNDFLTVIGTAITDHRVIQIKYNNVWRTVEPYMAGLHKESQTPSLYGFCRDVIPTLYAGQDNRWQIFRFSDIEDIELTYYEFRPHLEYTGTFDRLQPVYVKLAPSR, translated from the coding sequence ATGAACTCACTTTCCCAAAACGACTTTTTAACAGTTATCGGAACCGCAATCACTGATCATCGGGTTATTCAAATCAAGTATAATAATGTGTGGCGTACTGTGGAACCCTACATGGCTGGCCTGCACAAGGAAAGCCAGACGCCGAGTCTTTATGGGTTTTGCCGGGACGTGATCCCAACGCTCTATGCAGGTCAGGATAATCGCTGGCAGATTTTCCGATTCAGTGATATCGAAGATATCGAGCTAACTTATTATGAGTTTCGCCCCCATCTAGAATACACGGGAACATTCGACCGTTTGCAGCCCGTTTATGTTAAGCTTGCACCGAGTCGTTGA
- the pyrF gene encoding orotidine-5'-phosphate decarboxylase yields the protein MTYNELSNLIFRKQSYLCVGLDTDPLKLPRHLLNEPDPVFAFNRAIIDATADFAVAYKPNTAFYEAQGPRGWESLQRTLEYMPNDCFTIADAKRGDIGNTSSLYARAFFDPDAAGLNFDSITVAPYMGHDSVMPFLDYEGKWVILLALTSNVGSADFQRQPVGEQELFETVIEKAQTWAGPDRLMFVVGATQADVLTRIRELAPDNFLLVPGVGAQGGSLAEVSRRGLTRSGGLLVNASRSILYASSGTDFAGKARAEAQALQTEMTQHLAKL from the coding sequence ATGACATACAACGAATTAAGCAATCTTATTTTTCGAAAACAATCCTATCTCTGTGTTGGCCTCGACACCGATCCGCTTAAATTGCCCCGACATCTGCTGAACGAACCCGATCCGGTTTTTGCCTTTAATCGGGCCATTATCGACGCAACAGCCGATTTTGCGGTCGCTTATAAACCCAATACTGCATTCTACGAAGCACAGGGGCCGCGCGGATGGGAAAGTCTGCAACGCACGCTGGAGTATATGCCAAACGACTGTTTTACGATTGCTGATGCGAAACGTGGGGATATTGGTAATACATCGAGCCTGTATGCACGGGCATTTTTTGATCCCGACGCTGCCGGACTGAATTTTGATTCTATCACCGTAGCTCCCTATATGGGGCATGATTCCGTAATGCCCTTTCTGGACTATGAAGGAAAATGGGTGATTTTGCTGGCGTTGACATCTAATGTTGGAAGTGCTGATTTTCAGCGTCAGCCAGTAGGGGAGCAGGAATTATTCGAAACCGTGATCGAGAAAGCCCAAACCTGGGCCGGTCCTGATCGATTGATGTTTGTAGTCGGCGCAACCCAGGCCGACGTATTAACCCGCATTCGCGAACTGGCACCCGATAACTTTTTACTGGTGCCGGGGGTAGGTGCTCAGGGTGGTTCGCTGGCCGAGGTATCGCGTCGGGGACTAACCCGTTCGGGCGGGTTGCTGGTGAATGCGTCGCGGAGCATTCTGTATGCATCCAGCGGAACCGATTTTGCCGGAAAGGCCAGGGCCGAAGCCCAGGCGTTGCAGACCGAAATGACCCAGCACCTGGCTAAACTTTAA